A single region of the Procambarus clarkii isolate CNS0578487 chromosome 81, FALCON_Pclarkii_2.0, whole genome shotgun sequence genome encodes:
- the LOC123772982 gene encoding AP-4 complex subunit epsilon-1 gives MSNVLEKTFSGLVHSFLGTSGGSNTLAQSVSGVSGLKNVSLGLVHFVEKLEAARRISKQEEEHCVGYESREWVKLLSSPGVGSSVVADLLCRALLVHVRGYSLPSLHIHAIKLTQSPNVLHKKIGYLFVSQTVDPGSELTLLLVNTIHRDLAAANALQVAASLASLPTVVTPDLTPAIITALTHCLAHQQVYLRRRAAVMVGVVAERCGKDLQETASDQVPHLLHLLTDQDPGVALAAISSLCKIYKSCGYEKTELRDQVAKSASHLLTQALNGALPRDYQVNSLPAPFVQIQMLRVLRCLSSKDWQVPSDVTQAIELVLSQPWGGREISLYAVLLECVFTVTALPHNDTLISRILKVVLGFLSSSNVDLKYVGLKALASVFSVLEEALTPSHLEAVLDCLYHSNANLQAKTLKLLCTMANSHNYQAVCTTLLEFSGRTQDVTTHNTIVGELAAIVTKHCQDTLWCVELISPIILSSPTPDKRLTDALVLVLEQGFREEKNIKASTEASQELLLKIFSHTSLSEAYISLIASILNLHYVRDPKQVSKYFTDSFLEKLKLMRNLKEDDSAIFQCLKNIGLNDKTVCADIVSFLQPYTVTGNIDLALKEKSNEICKWLTNPQLSIRVIKRQEDILNHKVNVDLTLSFLDSYVVASLESGAIPFKPFSVVLEEKIPSDVHEPHWNANVSLGSDDGRSSTHSIGTGLTSGTSQSGNYLNRSMTAPSKRVWSTEGRIRQKSEGEESIRSRVDSSSQPVGLQGTLLGNEDEEEDEVTEGSVELADEAQEDEEEKVLETSHNQRSQLTHALLAGLGMTRTK, from the exons ATGTCAAATGTACTGGAGAAGACATTTAGTGGTCTTGTGCACAGCTTCTTGGGAACAAGTGGTGGCAGCAACACACTCGCCCAAAGTGTGTCTGGAGTGTCAGGTCTGAAGAATGTCTCACTTGGCCTTGTACACTTCGTCGAAAAGCTTGAGGCTGCCCGTAGAATATCCAAACAG GAAGAAGAGCACTGTGTGGGATACGAGAGCAGAGAGTGGGTGAAGCTGTTGTCGAGTCCAGGTGTTGGTAGCTCAGTAGTAGCTGATCTGCTTTGTCGTGCACTCCTTGTTCATGTGCGGGGCTACTCTCTCCCAAGCCTTCATATACACGCCATCAAATTAACTCAGAGCCCTAATGTCCTGCACAAGAAGATTG GATATCTGTTTGTGAGCCAGACTGTTGATCCCGGGTCCGAGCTCACCTTACTACTCGTCAACACCATCCACCGAGACCTAGCTGCTGCCAATGCTCTTCAGGTTGCTGCATCACTGGCTTCGCTTCCCACTGTTGTCACTCCTGATCTTACTCCTGCCATCATCACAGCTCTCACACACTGCCTTGCTCACCAACAG GTTTATCTCAGACGAAGGGCTGCAgtaatggttggtgtggtggcagAAAGATGTGGAAAAGATCTTCAGGAGACTGCAAGTGATCAGGTCCCTCACTTACTTCATCTTTTGACTGATCAAGATCCAGGGGTGGCTTTAGCTGCTATCAGCTCCCTTTGCAAGATTTATAAG TCTTGTGGCTATGAAAAGACAGAGCTTCGTGATCAAGTTGCAAAGAGTGCCTCACACCTCTTAACACAAGCACTGAATGGCGCCCTTCCAAGAGATTATCAAGTCAATTCATTACCTGCTCCTTTCGTTCAGATTCAAATGCTTAG AGTTCTCCGGTGCTTGTCAAGTAAAGACTGGCAAGTCCCAAGTGATGTCACACAAGCAATAGAACTGGTACTAAGTCAACCATGGGGAGGCAGAGAGATTTCTCTCTATGCCGTATTGCTGGAGTGCGTATTCACAGTCACGGCTCTCCCGCACAACGATACCTTGATATCTAGAATTCTTAAGGTTGTTTTAGG ATTCCTCAGCAGTTCAAATGTTGACCTCAAATATGTGGGTTTAAAGGCTCTTGCTAGTGTCTTCTCAGTACTAGAGGAAGCACTAACACCTAGTCACCTGGAGGCCGTCTTAGACTGTCTGTACCACTCAAATGCAAACCTTCAAGCCAAAACACTGAAGCTACTGTGTACAATGGCTAATTCACATAATTACCAG GCTGTGTGTACCACATTACTGGAGTTTTCAGGACGGACACAGGACGTGACAACACACAATACAATTGTAGGTGAATTGGCAGCCATCGTCACTAAACATTGCCAGGATACACTGTGGTGTGTGGAGCTCATCTCGCCTATCATTTTATCCTCGCCAACACCTGACAAAAGGCTTACAGATGCTCTTGTGCTCGTACTGGAACAAG gattTAGAGAAGAGAAAAATATTAAAGCATCTACCGAGGCGTCGCAGGAATTACTTCTGAAAATCTTCAGTCATACATCACTTTCTGAAGCTTACATCAGCCTCATAGCTTCCATTCTCAATTTACACTACGTTAGAGATCCTAAACAAGTATCAAAGTATTTTACAGATTCATTCTTAGAAAAACTTAAGTTAATGAGAAACTTGAAGGAAGATGATTCAGCTATTTTCCAGTGCCTTAAAAACATAGGACTTAATGATAAAACTGTTTGTGCAGATATTGTGTCATTTTTGCAGCCTTATACAGTGACAGGAAATATAGATCTGGCTTTGAAAGAAAAATCAAATGAAATCTGCAAGTGGCTTACCAATCCTCAGCTTAGTATAAGAGTTATTAAAAGACAGGAGGATATTTTGAACCACAAGGTTAATGTAGATTTGACACTAAGTTTTCTTGACAGTTATGTAGTTGCTTCTCTTGAAAGTGGTGCTATTCCATTTAAGCCATTTAGTGTAGTCCTGGAAGAGAAAATACCAAGTGATGTCCACGAGCCACACTGGAATGCAAATGTTAGTTTGGGATCTGATGATGGGCGCTCCTCAACGCACTCCATTGGCACTGGCCTTACGAGTGGCACTAGTCAGAGTGGCAACTACTTAAACAG GAGTATGACTGCACCTAGCAAGCGAGTGTGGAGCACTGAAGGTCGGATACGGCAAAAGTCTGAAGGTGAAGAATCTATTAGGTCTCGTGTTGACTCATCGTCACAACCAGTAGGCCTGCAAGGTACTCTGCTTGGGAATGAAGACGAGGAGGAGGATGAAGTAACGGAGGGAAGTGTTGAACTGGCAGATGAAGCTCAAGAAGATGAAGAGGAGAAAGTATTAGAAACTTCTCACAATCAAAGATCACAGTTAACTCACGCACTCTTAGCAGGGCTTGGGATGACAAGAACAAAGTAA
- the LOC138358085 gene encoding sodium/potassium ATPase inhibitor SPAI-2-like: MVDVIDKSSRKRELFKERLTTPKKKNIHTSKRENQGEPSRVPDGGQDPEEGQDPEGGQDPEGGQDPEGGQDPEGGQDPEGGQDPEEGQDPEGGQDPEEGQDPEGGQDPEEGQDPEGGQDPEEGQDSEGGQDPEGGQDPEDGQDPEGGQDPEGGQDPEGGQDPEGGQDPEGGQDPEIDKDRGQAHIKQRDKCPAKSLVEAADSNEESANLPRL, encoded by the exons ATGGTAGATGTTATTGACAAATCTTCACGGAAGCGCGAGTTGTTTAAGGAG CGCCTCAccacgccaaaaaaaaaaaatattcatacAAGCAAAAGAGAAAACCAAGGCGAGCCTTCCAGAGTCCCGGATGGAGGCCAGGACCCTGAGGAAGGCCAGGACCCTGAGGGAGGCCAGGACCCTGAGGGAGGCCAGGACCCTGAGGGAGGCCAGGACCCTGAGGGAGGCCAGGACCCTGAGGGAGGCCAGGACCCTGAGGAAGGCCAGGACCCTGAGGGAGGCCAGGACCCTGAGGAAGGCCAGGACCCTGAGGGAGGCCAGGACCCTGAGGAAGGCCAGGACCCTGAGGGAGGCCAGGACCCTGAGGAAGGCCAGGACTCTGAGGGAGGCCAGGACCCTGAGGGAGGCCAGGACCCTGAGGACGGCCAGGACCCTgagggcggccaggaccctgagggaggccaggaccctgagggaggccaggaccctgagggaggccaggaccctgagggcggccaggaccctgagaTAGACAAAGACCGTGGACAAGCACACATAAAACAACGTGATAAATGTCCCGCCAAATCCCTGGTAGAAGCTGCGGACAGTAACGAAGAGAGTGCGAACTTACCGAGACTTTAG